TACTTCTACTGTTTTAAGCCCAACCCAACGGTGGGGAAAAAATTTCTTAAGCACGCTTGGCCTCCTGTAAGAGTTCTTGCGCGTGGGTAAACGCGGCTGATTTTCTATCCGTATTGCCCCCTAACATACGGGCGATTTCCTGAGTCAAATCTTCGCCGAAAAGCGGCTTAATGCTTACTTCGGTAGAATTTTTGTCTGCTTGTTTTTCTACACGAAAGTTTTGATGGGCTTGCGCGGCTACTTGGGCCAAGTGCGTTACACAGAGCACCTGTCTTCCTTGGGCCGCCAAATGCAATTTTTGCCCGACCAAATGCCCTGTTTCTCCGCCGATGCCGGCATCTACTTCGTCAAATACCATAACGGGCACGGTGGGGGCCAGCACGGTTTTCAGGCCCAGCATGACGCGGGAAATTTCCCCGCCGGAAGCAATATTTTTAAGCGGGCGCAACGATTGACCCGGATTGGGAGAAAATAAAAATTCCACTTTATCCGCTCCGGTAGAGGTCAGGTTTTCCTCGTCCATTTCCACCGCCACCGCAAAGCGTACGGAATTAAACCCGAGCGGACGGATTTGCTCCGTAATAAGAGCGGAAAGTTTTTCTGCGGCAGTCATGCGTTTTTCGTGCAGTTGCCGTGCTAATTTAAGCAGGTGTTTTTGCGCTTTTTCCAGTTGCATTTGCAATTCTTTTTCCTGCTCGTCGGCATTTTGCAGACAGTTGATTTTATTTTGTAAATCTTCGGCACAGGCTAAAACATCGCTGATTTCCGGGCCGTATTTGGCCTTTAAGCGTTTGATTTTTTCGTGACGGGAAAGCATTTTATCCAATGCGTCCGGCTCCAGTTGGATATCGTCTTTATAGGCGCATAAAGAGGAAGAGGCTTCTTCCAGGGTTAACAAGGCTCCGTTCAATTCCTGCGAAAGGGAAGATAAATTTTCATCTAAGCCGGCCATGTTTTCCAGCAATTTGGAAGCCCGCGCCACACGGGTGGTGGCGGCATTTTCTTGTGCGTACAATTCCCCGTAGGCTTCCGCCGCCATTTCCAAAAGTCTGCCGGCGTGCTTCATTTTGGGAAGGGCTTGTTCCAGTTGCAAATCTTCGTCGGCCGTCGGGTTTACTTTTTCAATTTCCTGTAACTGATAAGTGTACATATCCAACAGCCGTTCTTTTTCCTGCTCGCTCATTTGTGCGGCTTGCAACTGTTCTTGCAAAGATTGCATTTGTTGGTAGGCTTGGGCGGTTTCTTCACGTAGTTTATCGTGCTTGGCAAATTTGTCCAGCAAAGAAAGATGTACGGAAGTATGGAGTAAACTTTGGTGTTCGTGTTGCCCGTGAAAATCTACCAAATGGCGGCCGATTTGCGCCAAGGTGGTTACGGTTACGCTTCGTCCGTCCACAAACGCTTTGCCTTTTCCCTTGCGGTCCAGTTCGCGGCGCAGGGTGAAGGTGTCTCCGGAAATTTGTTGTTCGCGGCGTAAGGATTCAGGTAGTAAATCGGCGGAAAAATCGGCCGATACGCGCA
The DNA window shown above is from Elusimicrobium sp. and carries:
- the recN gene encoding DNA repair protein RecN — its product is MLKNLTVENFAIISHLSLDFSQGLNVFSGETGAGKSIVIEALGFVLGARGDVSLIKDGTERLRVSADFSADLLPESLRREQQISGDTFTLRRELDRKGKGKAFVDGRSVTVTTLAQIGRHLVDFHGQHEHQSLLHTSVHLSLLDKFAKHDKLREETAQAYQQMQSLQEQLQAAQMSEQEKERLLDMYTYQLQEIEKVNPTADEDLQLEQALPKMKHAGRLLEMAAEAYGELYAQENAATTRVARASKLLENMAGLDENLSSLSQELNGALLTLEEASSSLCAYKDDIQLEPDALDKMLSRHEKIKRLKAKYGPEISDVLACAEDLQNKINCLQNADEQEKELQMQLEKAQKHLLKLARQLHEKRMTAAEKLSALITEQIRPLGFNSVRFAVAVEMDEENLTSTGADKVEFLFSPNPGQSLRPLKNIASGGEISRVMLGLKTVLAPTVPVMVFDEVDAGIGGETGHLVGQKLHLAAQGRQVLCVTHLAQVAAQAHQNFRVEKQADKNSTEVSIKPLFGEDLTQEIARMLGGNTDRKSAAFTHAQELLQEAKRA